AAGCATCAGGCTTTCACCTGCCCGGAAGGCGTAGGCACCTACGAGATCTACCGCATGTATCACGAGGAGCTGGAGTCGCTCGTGAAGCACATCCCGACGATCAAGCGCGCGCAGTTCTGGATGAGCTTCTCGCCGAACTACCTGAAGCACCTCGAAGTGCTGCAGAACGTCGGCATGACCCGCATCGACCCCGTGGTCTACAACGGCGTGGAGATCATTCCGCTCCAATTCCTGAAGGCAGTGCTACCCGATCCCGGCGAGCTCGGCCAAACGACCAAGGGCAAAACCTGTATCGGCAACGTCATCACCGGCGTGAAGGACGGCCAGCCGAAGGCGATCTACATCTACAACATCTGCGATCACGAGGCCTGCTTCGCCGAAGTCGGTAGCCAGGCGATCTCCTACACCACCGGCGTGCCCGCCATGATCGGTGCCAAGCAGATGCTGGAAGGCAAGTGGCGCAAGCCGGGCGTCTGGAACATGGAGCAATACGATCCGGACTCCTTCATGGCCGACCTGAATGTCCATGGCCTGCCTTGGCAATTCATCGAACTGACACCGGAACAAGCCGCGGGCTTCGTCGTGGCCTGAGCTGCGCCCGGAACAACTTCGGCGAGACAGGGCTCCACCAAGTCCTGATCTCGTTTCTTGTCTTATCAGGGGGTGGTCGCCCTCAGTCGGGCGAAAAGTCGTCCGTTCAATGCATTGCCTGCGGGGATCGTCACGGTCACTTGGTCGGGGCTTGCCGTTTCGTTGATCACGACGGTGACACCATTCGGATAAGAGCCGCCTGACTGACTGACGGGAACCGAGGTCCAGGGTCCGGCGAGAGTGCTTGCGTATTGAACCCAGAGAGAGGCGCTGCCAGGCGTCGTCTCATCACGACTGAAAGACAGGCTGAGACCCGCAGTGGAATTGCCGCTCGTCGTCATCAAGCTGGAAGCATCGCCGGACAGTGGGTCCCCTCCCAGAACCCACTCCAGCCCGTTGGCGATGCCATCGCGATCCGGATCAGCCTCGAAGCCCGCTTCCTTGCCCGGTGAGCCATCGAGTCCTTTGGAGCTGCTCCATGCCAGATAGGGTCCCACCCCGATGACGTCCGCCCACGAGCGTCCGATCCGGATCTCATCGTGCTTCACCGTCCGGCCATTCACGAAGGCTCCAAAGGAGATCCCGTTGAAGGACATATCGGTCGCGGCCAGCCGGGTGAGCGTCGGAGCGACGGGCTCTGTAGCGGTGGTAGGATTGCGGTAAACGAACACGTCGTCATTGCCCGGCTTGAAGTCGATGCGGACGACATAGAAGTTCACGTTCGTATTGCCCGGTCCGATCAGCGTCTGCGTGCCATTCGGGGCGCGGAGGTTCACATTCGTTCCCGCCGCATCGTTCCCGATACCGGCGATGCGTCCCGAGTCTCCGAGATCATCGCGGTGGAACTCGAACTCGTAGAACAAGCTCGTGCCATTCGGCTGCTGGGTGAAGCTGAGATAAACCGTGGTGCCATCCTTGCCGATGCGGCCTGCGGTATCCAGATAGCCGCGTGCGCCGAAGGTCCCTGCCGGTGAAGTGTCGAGCGACCGGCCCACACGACGGCCATTCGGGAGCGAACTGCTATTCCCCGCCGAGCGATCATCGTAGCCAACGGGCGAGGCAGATCCCGCCACCAAGCTGCCAGCGACGACATCGGCCGTGCCGCCATTGATCGTCTGCCAAGCACCTGCCCAACCGTGTCCTCCATACAGGCCCGTGAGATTCGTGCCATTCTCGTAATCGAAACCCTCATAAGCCATCGGCCCTGCGGGCAAGGGCACCGCCTCGGATTGAACCCAGACATTGTCCACCAGATACTCCTTCAGCCCATTCGTAGCAGAGGCGCTGGCGGCGGTATTCCCGAGATCGATCACCACGAAAACTTCCGTGCCAACGTCTTCCATCGCCGGAGTGAAGGTGGCGGTAGTGCCCGCGAAGGCCACGCTGGCAAGCGAAGGCAGGGCCGCGTCATCCGCAGTGATGCTACGGACACCCGCCGAGCCTAACAGCGTGCCGCGTTCACCGCCGATGCCTCCGTTCACACCCTTCCGGAAGGCCAGCGTGAGATCGCCGGAATGAGAGTAGTTGCCCGTTCCATCGTTGATCCTGGCACCGAGGTCCGCGGTGAGCGTGTAAGTCTTGCCAAGATCCGACAGCGCAACACGACCGAGGGACTGATAGATGCCAGCACGGTTCTCGGTGCTGCCATTTCTCGCCCGCAGGGACGCGGCACCCAGTCCATTGAAGTCTGGATAGCCCGCCGCTTGCGACAGAGCATTGCCGCTATCATCAAGAGCACCCGCTGCCTCCGTCCAATCTCCAAACTGATTCCAACCGGGGATGGTGGTGCGGAAGGTGGAGCCGCTCGGCATGCCATCCTCGAAACCCGGATTCTGAAGCGATGTGGAAAGCGGTGGCTCTGCCGTCCATGTGGACGCGAGCGAATTCACCGTGAGAGAATGCACAAAGGCATCGCCGCCCACCGAACGCAGCGACGGCGTTGCCACACCGTTGTTCGGGTTGAGATAGTGGGAACCGAAGGCTTCTCCGTCAAAGGCATAGGCCTCCAAGCTCAGGCGATCCAAGAGGAGCCGCAGCTTCACCCGTCCATTGCGGGGCATGAAATTTCCGTTCATCGCCACCGCTTGGTTCCCGTCGAGCCCGGTAAAGCTTACAGCCCCGGTGGCCGTCTCATAGCGGACGGAGGTGCGCGGCAGATCGATGATGACCTGCGATGCGGTTCCTGGACTGAACTCGAGCGAGAGATCCACGAGATCCAAATTCCCCGCGCCGGAAAGCAGATTGCTCGCGGGAGTAAGCGCCTGGGAGGTCACCTGATGGGTCGAGGTGGCCAAGGAACTGA
The Luteolibacter rhizosphaerae DNA segment above includes these coding regions:
- a CDS encoding glycoside hydrolase family 32 protein, whose protein sequence is MRISLRGAVFAVSALAALPALAEKVLLFPNSDFEAGTLENWTASGTAFTRQPTFGDNTAARGNVSCGEQGNYWIGTFENYDGVTGNPGDTRGDGATGTLTSQEFTITKRYITCRIGGGNHPGITGAKLLCEGLEYAIGTGLNSEAMFPATFDAAALQGKLARIVIFDQATGGWGHINADDFAANDETAVPPDGAFAFTPGIPKANVPPVGYDQPLRPQFHFSSRRNWLNDPNGMVFDGEHYHLFFQHNPLGTGWGNMTWGHAISTDMLHWRQLNHALLPYQVDGRSGTIYSGSAVVDHNNSLGAQVGSRKTLVSFFTYASEPFYQAMAYSTDGGVTWKYHNHGRAIVPNQGFDAGERDPKVFWHEASQRWVMVLWVQNNPGRVRFFTSTNLKDWTFASDLMRNWAFECMDMFPLQVDGNAAQTKWVIYDANFDYEIGSFDGTTFTTEMGPFQAGRGNFYAAQSFNQAPNGRVVQIGWMNGGPNSAGAYGLPYNQQMGFPCDLTLRTTPSGVRLCVYPIPEISSLATSTHQVTSQALTPASNLLSGAGNLDLVDLSLEFSPGTASQVIIDLPRTSVRYETATGAVSFTGLDGNQAVAMNGNFMPRNGRVKLRLLLDRLSLEAYAFDGEAFGSHYLNPNNGVATPSLRSVGGDAFVHSLTVNSLASTWTAEPPLSTSLQNPGFEDGMPSGSTFRTTIPGWNQFGDWTEAAGALDDSGNALSQAAGYPDFNGLGAASLRARNGSTENRAGIYQSLGRVALSDLGKTYTLTADLGARINDGTGNYSHSGDLTLAFRKGVNGGIGGERGTLLGSAGVRSITADDAALPSLASVAFAGTTATFTPAMEDVGTEVFVVIDLGNTAASASATNGLKEYLVDNVWVQSEAVPLPAGPMAYEGFDYENGTNLTGLYGGHGWAGAWQTINGGTADVVAGSLVAGSASPVGYDDRSAGNSSSLPNGRRVGRSLDTSPAGTFGARGYLDTAGRIGKDGTTVYLSFTQQPNGTSLFYEFEFHRDDLGDSGRIAGIGNDAAGTNVNLRAPNGTQTLIGPGNTNVNFYVVRIDFKPGNDDVFVYRNPTTATEPVAPTLTRLAATDMSFNGISFGAFVNGRTVKHDEIRIGRSWADVIGVGPYLAWSSSKGLDGSPGKEAGFEADPDRDGIANGLEWVLGGDPLSGDASSLMTTSGNSTAGLSLSFSRDETTPGSASLWVQYASTLAGPWTSVPVSQSGGSYPNGVTVVINETASPDQVTVTIPAGNALNGRLFARLRATTP